A window from Mixophyes fleayi isolate aMixFle1 chromosome 12, aMixFle1.hap1, whole genome shotgun sequence encodes these proteins:
- the LOC142108332 gene encoding olfactory receptor 10A4-like: MVETNKTVVKDFILLAFADLHQFQNLLFVIFLLTYITCVMGNVTIIVLVRTEPSLHTTMYFLISVLSFIEIMFVSVTVPKLLANLIAADNIISFNGCFTQLYIFGSLGVTECYLLVVMVFDRHLAINNPLHYPAIMTHAFSIELAVLPWIMGFAIMLIPVVMTACLEFCGPNVINHFFCDFAPLQNLACSDPFISIICTSTSAILINVLPLILIIGFYVNIIMTVSKIKSEEGKQKAFSTCSSHLIVTSLLYGTAIIVYVKPKGSHYDKYLAFMYTAFTPMINPFIYTFRNRDVKKVLRNSINCLIKQGSLKNDVHIQ, from the coding sequence ATGGTGGAAACAAACAAAACTGTtgtaaaagattttattttattggctTTTGCTGATTTACACCAGTTTCAGAATTTACTTTTCGTTATTTTTCTGCTGACCTACATTACATGTGTCATGGGGAACGTTACTATAATTGTTCTTGTCAGAACAGAACCATCTCTTCATACTACAATGTATTTTTTGATTAGTGTACTCTCTTTTATAGAAATTATGTTTGTGTCTGTCACTGTCCCCAAGCTTTTAGCCAATCTAATTGCAGCTGATAATATTATATCTTTCAATGGATGTTTTACCCAGTTGTACATCTTTGGCTCTTTAGGTGTAACTGAATGTTATCTTCTTGTAGTAATGGTCTTTGACCGACATCTGGCTATTAACAATCCTTTACACTACCCAGCTATAATGACGCATGCTTTTTCTATTGAGTTGGCTGTTTTACCATGGATCATGGGATTTGCTATTATGTTAATCCCTGTCGTCATGACAGCATGTTTGGAATTTTGTGGCCCTAATGTGATCAACCACTTCTTCTGTGACTTTGCACCTCTGCAGAACTTGGCATGTTCAGATCCCTTCATTAGCATTATATGTACTAGCACAAGTGCAATATTAATCAATGTTTTGCCTTTAATTCTAATTATAGGATTCTATGTCAATATCATAATGACTGTTTCAAAGATCAAGAGTgaggagggaaaacagaaagccTTTTCTACATGTTCATCTCATCTCATCGTAACGAGCTTACTTTATGGTACAGCCATCATTGTGTATGTCAAACCTAAGGGAAGCCATTATGACAAGTATCTTGCTTTTATGTACACAGCATTCACACCTATGATTAACCCTTTTATTTATACCTTTAGAAACAGGGATGTGAAGAAAGTTTTAAGGAATTCAATAAACTGTCTTATAAAGCAAGGATCACTGAAAAACGATGTTCATATTCAATAG
- the LOC142108334 gene encoding olfactory receptor 6N1-like: MVETNKTVVKDFILLAFADLHQFQNLLFVIFLLTYITCVMGNVTIIVLVRTEPSLHTTMYFFISVLSLLEIMFVTVTVPRLLSNLIAADNIISFDGCFTQLYLFGSLAVTECHLLVVMAFDRHLAINNPLHYPAIMTHALCIELAILPWIMGFAIMLIPVVVTACLEFCGPNMIDHFFCDLAPLQSLACSNPFISIICTSISAIFNVVLTLIIIIGFYVNIIMTVSKIKSEEGKQKAFSTCSSHLIVTSLLYGTGIIVYVNPKGSHYDKYLAIMYTAFTPMINPFIYTFRNRDVKKVFRNSINRLIKQESL; encoded by the coding sequence ATGGTGGAAACAAACAAAACTGTtgtaaaagattttattttattggctTTTGCTGATTTACACCAGTTTCAGAATTTACTTTTCGTTAtttttctactgacctacattaCATGTGTCATGGGGAACGTTACTATAATTGTTCTTGTCAGAACAGAACCTTCTCTTCAtactacaatgtatttttttattagtgtacTCTCTCTTTTAGAAATTATGTTTGTGACTGTCACTGTCCCCAGACTTTTATCCAATCTAATTGCAGCCGATAATATTATATCTTTCGATGGATGTTTTACCCAATTGTACTTATTTGGCTCCTTAGCTGTAACTGAATGTCATCTTCTTGTAGTAATGGCTTTTGACCGACACCTGGCTATTAACAATCCTTTACACTACCCAGCTATAATGACACATGCTTTATGTATTGAGTTGGCTATTTTACCATGGATCATGGGATTTGCTATTATGTTAATTCCTGTCGTCGTGACAGCATGTTTGGAATTCTGTGGCCCTAATATGATCGACCACTTCTTCTGTGACTTGGCTCCTCTGCAGAGCTTGGCATGTTCAAATCCCTTCATTAGCATTATATGTACAAGCATAAGTGCAATATTCAATGTTGTTTTGACTTTAATTATAATCATAGGTTTCTATGTCAATATCATAATGACTGTTTCAAAGATCAAGAGTgaggagggaaaacagaaagccTTTTCCACATGTTCATCTCATCTCATTGTAACCAGCTTACTTTATGGTACAGGCATCATTGTGTATGTCAATCCTAAGGGAAGTCATTATGACAAGTATCTTGCTATTATGTACACAGCATTCACGCCTATGATTAACCCTTTTATTTATACCTTTAGAAACAGGGATGTCAAGAAAGTTTTCAGGAATTCAATAAACCGTCTTATAAAACAAGAATCACTTTAA